The following are encoded together in the Choloepus didactylus isolate mChoDid1 chromosome 7, mChoDid1.pri, whole genome shotgun sequence genome:
- the VARS2 gene encoding valine--tRNA ligase, mitochondrial isoform X2, translated as MSHLSLAFLRPPLWGLRPSWGLPRSHALSTQPEPYGSPISRRNREAKQKRLREKQAALEAGIVGKSKSPAESSKAWTLKEIVLYEIPTERGERKDVSGPLPPAYSPQYVEAAWYPWWVREGFFKPEYQARLPQATGETFSMCIPPPNVTGSLHIGHALTVAIQDVLVRWHRMRGDQVLWVPGSDHAGIATQAVVEKQLWKERGVRRHELSREDFLREVWKWKEEKGGEICEQLQALGASLDWDRECFTMDAGSSVAVTEAFVRLYEAGLLYRNQQLVNWSCALRSAISDIEVENRPLPGHTELRLPGCPTPVSFGLLISVAFPVDGEPDAEVVVGTTRPETLPGDVAVAVHPDDSRYAHLHGRQLRHPLTGQLIPLITDSAVQPHVGTGAVKVTPAHSPADAEMGARHGLSPLSVIAEDGTMTSVCGEWLQGLHRFVAREKILSVLRERGLFRGLQNHPMVLPLCSRSGDVVEYLLKSQWFVRCQEMGEQAAKAVESGALELSPSFHQKNWQHWFSHIGDWCVSRQLWWGHQIPAYLVIDDHAKGDKEDCWVVGRSEAEAREVAAKLTGRPGAELRLERDPDVLDTWFSSALFPFSALGWPQETLDLARFYPLSLLETGSDLLLFWVGRMVLLGTQLTGQLPFSKVLLHSMVRDRQGRKMSKSLGNVLDPRDIISGVELQVLQEKLRDGNLDPAELAIAAAAQRKDFPHGIPECGTDALRFTLCSHGAQGDDLNLSISEVLSSRHFCNKIWNALRFILGVLGEKFVPQPAEELSPSSPVDAWILSRLALTALECERAFLTRELSLVTHALHRFWLHNLCDVYLGRPRSCFPAPTLVSASSPRSCPSWLKSSGSGCPAGRAAPQPPVSRLPPTPVPAAWSTGASRSWSGTSPRSRRLCRR; from the exons ATGTCTCATTTGTCTCTGGCTTTTCTTCGACCACCACTTTGGGGGCTGAGGCCTTCATGGGGCCTCCCCAGGTCCCATGCCCTTTCAACCCAACCGGAGCCCTATGGGTCCCCCATCTCCCGGAGGAACCGTGAAGCAAAGCAGAAGCGCCTTCGAGAGAAGCAGGCGGCGCTGGAGGCTGGCATAGTCGGGAAGAGCAAG TCTCCTGCAGAATCCAGTAAGGCCTGGACTCTTAAGGAGATAGTATTGTATGAAATCCCTACAGAACGCGGTGAAAGGAAAG ATGTATCAGGGCCCTTGCCTCCTGCATACAGCCCCCAATATGTTGAGGCTGCCTGGTATCCCTGGTGGGTACGAGAAGGCTTCTTCAAACCGGAATATCAG GCCCGGCTACCCCAGGCCACAGGAGAGACTTTTTCCATGTGTATCCCACCCCCCAATGTCACTGGCTCCCTGCACATCGGCCACGCACTCACGGTGGCCATACAGGATGTCCTAGTGCGCTG GCACCGGATGCGTGGAGATCAGGTGCTGTGGGTCCCTGGTTCAGATCATGCAGGCATCGCCACGCAA GCTGTGGTCGAGAAACAACTGTGGAAGGAGCGAGGGGTGAGGAGACACGAGCTGAGCCGGGAAGACTTCCTTAGGGAGGTGTGGAAGTGGAAGGAGGA GAAAGGTGGAGAGATCTGTGAGCAACTCCAAGCTCTGGGGGCCTCCTTGGACTGGGATCGAGAGTGTTTTACCATGGATGCT GGCTCCTCAGTGGCTGTGACTGAAGCTTTTGTGCGACTCTACGAGGCAGGGCTGTTGTACCGGAACCAGCAGCTCGTCAACTGGTCATGTGCTTTAAGATCAGCCATCTCAGATATTGAG GTGGAGAACCGGCCCCTGCCTGGCCACACAGAGCTTCGACTGCCTGGCTGCCCCACCCCTGTGTCTTTCGGCCTCCTTATTTCTGTTGCTTTCCCTGTGGATGGAGAGCCTG ACGCAGAGGTTGTGGTAGGGACCACGAGGCCAGAGACACTGCCTGGAGATGTGGCCGTGGCCGTTCATCCAGATGACTCCCGATACGCA CATCTACATGGGCGACAGCTTCGTCACCCCTTGACAGGGCAGCTTATCCCCCTTATCACAGACTCTGCTGTTCAGCCACATGTGGGCACAG GGGCAGTGAAGGTGACTCCAGCCCACAGTCCTGCTGATGCGGAGATGGGAGCCCGACACGGCTTGAGCCCCCTGAGTGTCATTGCGGAGGACGGGACCATGACTTCCGTCTGCGGGGAGTGGCTGCAG GGTCTTCACCGATTTGTGGCTCGGGAAAAGATTCTCTCTGTACTGAGGGAGAGGGGGCTTTTCCGGGGCCTGCAGAACCACCCCATGGTGCTACCCCTCTGCAG TCGTTCTGGGGACGTGGTGGAATACCTACTGAAGAGCCAGTGGTTTGTCCGCTGCCAGGAAATGGGGGAGCAAGCTGCCAAG GCTGTGGAGTCAGGGGCCCTGGAGCTCAGTCCGTCCTTCCACCAGAAGAACTGGCAACACTGGTTTTCCCACATTGG GGACTGGTGTGTCTCCCGGCAGCTGTGGTGGGGCCATCAGATTCCGGCCTACCTGGTGATAGACGACCATGCAAAG GGTGACAAGGAGGACTGTTGGGTGGTCGGGAGGTCGGAGGCCGAGGCCAGGGAGGTAGCTGCCAAACTGACAGGGAGGCCAGGAGCGGAGCTGAGGCTGGAGAGGG ACCCTGATGTCCTGGACACGTGGTTCTCTTCTGCTCTGTTCCCCTTCTCTGCTCTGGGCTGGCCCCAAGAG ACCCTGGACCTGGCCCGTTTCTACCCACTGTCACTTTTGGAAACGGGCAGTGACCTCCTGCTGTTCTGGGTGGGCCGCATGGTCTTGTTGGGGACCCAGCTCACGGGGCAGCTCCCCTTCAGTAAG GTGCTTCTTCACTCCATGGTTCGGGACAGGCAGGGCCGGAAGATGAGCaagtccctggggaatgtgctggACCCACGGGACATCATCAGTGGTGTGGAGCTGCAG GTGCtgcaggagaagctgagagatgggaACCTGGACCCCGCAGAGCTGGCGATAGCAGCGGCAGCACAG AGAAAGGATTTCCCTCATGGGATCCCTGAGTGTGGGACAGACGCCCTGAGATTCACACTGTGTTCCCACGGAGCCCAGG GGGATGACCTGAACCTGTCTATCTCTGAGGTCCTGAGCTCCCGCCATTTCTGCAACAAGATCTGGAATGCCCTGCGCTTCATCCTCGGTGTTCTAGGGGAGAAATTTGTACCCCAGCCTGCAGAggag ctgtctccctcctcccctgTGGACGCCTGGATCCTGAGCCGCCTGGCCCTGACTGCGCTGGAGTGTGAGCGGGCCTTCCTCACACGGGAGCTCTCGCTCGTCACCCACGCCCTGCACCGCTTCTGGCTCCACAACCTCTGCGATGTCTACCTG GGCCGCCCCAGATCCTGTTTTCCTGCGCCGACATTGGTCTCCGCCTCCTCGCCCCGCTCATGCCCTTCCTGGCTGAAGAGCTCTGGCAGCGGCTGCCCAGCAGGCCGGGctgctccccagcccccagtGTCTCGGTTGCCCCCTACCCCAGTGCCTGCAGCCTG